The Pseudomonadota bacterium region GATAAACCATAAAGTAATCAGTCCCAAGCAATTTTGGTTGCAATATTTACCCCGAAAGTGCAAAATCCTATATAACATAAATACCATAAATTAGAGCCACTTTCAAAACGTTTCAGTTTGGTCAAGGTCAAGGCGGGGGAAAATTTTAACCGCAGGAATACATGGAGTATTTCGAGGATTATAATTTTCACCCAACGCAGAGATCGGCCAAAATGGGACGTTTTGAAACTGGCTCATTACTTTATAACGGCTTTATATCCAATGGGGGTAGTTTTAAAATGAAATCGGGCAGGTCTAAAATTATTATTGCAGATATTTTGCTCGGTATTATTGCAGGATTAAGCGTACTTTTCTTCAGGCAGTTTCGGGATAAGACCGAATCCGACAAAAAAGATAAGGCTATACAGCCCCAGCCGGTTGAGGTGGCTCAGATTCAGCGTGTGCCGATAGTTTTGCGGCGGACTTTTAGCGGAACTTAGAGCCACAGTGGTTTTGGAAAGGGTGCAGGAGGCCACGATTATTTCTCAACAAGCCATAACCACTCGTGATGATAAAACGGGGGTTTTTATTGTAAGCAAAGACGGTAAGTCTGTGGCCTGGTGCGAGGTAAAGACAGGTATCATCGAAGGAGACCGTGTCCAGGTGGAAGGGGAAGAGTTATCCGGCAGGGTCGTGACACTTGGGCAGCAGTTGATCAAAGATGGCTCAGCAATCATTGTTGGTTCCAATCAGCATAAAACTGTTTCCGGCCCCAAGGAGAGCGATTTAAAATGAACCTTCCGGGATTCAGCGTTCGGCGGCCCGATTTTTACAACCATGGATAGTGCGGGACATTCTATACTCCTTATGTCAAGCAAAAATGTGTAAAATATAATTCAAATATAATCAGTTGTTTATATTCTTAGCCAAATTGAGAAAACAGTTCTATTGCTGCACTTTTGGTAATATGCACTTTGCTTCCGGCGGTTCTCTCATGCGGCGAACTCTTTATCTAATCGTTACGTTTATCCGGCATCCCAACTATTAGCTGACCGCCACATCATTCCTTATCCGGATTAAAGAATTCAGAGAGAAGCCCTTAAATTGTCCCTCCAGGAGTTGTTTCGCTCCAACGTCCTTGACGGGCTTTCTCGCCGAAAATGCTCAAAGCAGTATTTGCTTTGATGTAATTAAATTTTAAGCTGTTTGATGCTAATCTAAATCCGTCGTTAAACGGCTTACATCAAACGGTTCATTCTTTTCTCACATTGCGTATTCTATCAACTATCATTTGTGCTTCAAATACTGTCGCTGAATTTAACGGCAAGCCAACCGAGTTTTCGGCGTCGTCATATATTTTCTCTTAAGGGGAATCAAAGCAAATTGCATGATGACATAAAGTTGTATTTTCAGGAACAGTTTTCCAGAAATTTTAGGGATTCGATATACGACTATTATGAGAGCGTTGATGGCGGACATGGTAGAATTGAGATACGGCGATATTGCACAACATCAGATATAGATTGGCTCCAAGGCAGAGAGAACTGGAAAAATCTGAATACAATTTGTATGGTTGATCGAGAAAGGCAATTCGACGAAAAGACAGAAAAAAAACAAGCTATTACATTGGCAGCATAGCAAATGATTCAAAAAAATTTGGCAATGCCGTCCGTAGTCATTGGGGTATTGAAAATAGCCTTCACTGGGTATTAGATGTTACGTTCCGGGAAGATGAGAGCAGAATTAGAATTGGAAATGCACCGGAAAATTTTGCTGTGCTCAGACATATTGCCTTGAATATGATTAAAAAAGAAACAACACCGAAAAAGAGCATAAAATCAAAACGACTTAGGGCTGGTTGGGATAATGATTATCTTATGAAAGTCCTGGCAGGTTGATTTCTAAATGCGGTTACCCTGTGCGTATTGCCGAACGAAATTGACAAAAATAATTATACCTGCTTACGTCATCAATCATTTAAATAGCCTCCTTTTATCAAATGGTAGTTTTCGATAATTCCCCGTTATGCTATCAGGAGGCTATTTTTTTATCTACACGATAATTAATTATTATTATACTACTCTGAGATGCATATTCTATTGTTATTTTAATATATAACGCCCTTTAGTTTTATAGTTTCTTTTAATTCAAGCCATAATGCGCTTTTTTGTTTGATTGATTCCCGATTTGATAAATGTTTCTACGGCCGGAAAGGTACAACTTGCCGGTGAACGAAAAACAAAAGGTCCGTCATAATTTTGTTTCAAATATAATATCGATTCATAACCTGGATGCCCTCTGTCAAGTAATTAAATGATATTTAGATGAAGAAAGCCGGCTGTCATTCGATCTTATAAGTTTAATTTTATACGCCCATAATATAGCCACACGGGTTGACAAATTAAAAATAACACGCATTTTAGAGTATATTTTTATATTATTTGAAAACAGACTTTTGACTGGAGGAATTATGAGTAATCAAGCAGAAACCCACGAATTCAAAACGGAAGTTAAGCAGCTTTTGAAGCTGATCATTAACTCTCTTTATTCAAACAAGGAGATATTTCTCCGCGAACTGATATCCAATGCATCGGATGCCATCGACAAACTGCAATTTGAGGCCCAAACAAACCCCGATATTCTGAGTAACGACACGGAATTTAAGATTAAGCTCACCCCGGACGGAATCAAACAGACATTTGAAATCTCGGACAATGGCATCGGTATGACCTATGACGAGGTTATGGAAAATATCGGAACCATTGCTCAAAGCGGAACGGCTGCTTTCATGGCGGCCATGGAGCAGAGCAAGGGAGACACCCTTACCCCTGAACTGATCGGCCAGTTCGGTGTCGGATTTTACAGCGCCTTTATCGTAGCAGACAAGATCACCCTCCTGACCAGAGCGGCCGGATCGGAAAAGGGGGTTCGCTGGGAATCCCATGGAGACGGAACCTATACCATCGAAGAAGCTGAAAAGGAAAGCCGGGGAACTTCAATAACCCTTGAACTAAAGAAAAAAGAAGACGGGGAACAGGATTTTACGGATGAATGGGTCATCAGGCACATTGTCAAGCAGCATTCCGACTTTGTCAGCTACCCGGTGGTTATGGATGTTGAAAAAGAAGAACCCCTTCCGGAAGCGGAGCAAATCAAGGACAAGGACGGCAAACCCCTTGGGAAGACCACCCGCAAGGTTGTAAAGGAAGAAACCTTAAACACCATGAAGGCGATATGGGCCAAGGCTAAGGAGGAGGTCGACGACAAGGAACATGAAGAGTTTTACATGCATATCAGCCATGACTGGAATCCTCCCCTGGCGAGGCTGCACAGCAAATTCGAAGGAACCACCGAATACACTGCCCTTTTGTACATACCTTCCAAAGCGCCCCTTGACATGTTTAACCCTGATGCAAAACATGGTATCCACCTTTACTGCAAAAGGGTTTTTGTTATGGACGACTGTGCGGAGCTGATGCCGGAATACCTCCGATTTGTAAAAGGGGTTGTAGATTCATCGGATCTCAGCTTGAATATCAGTCGTGAGATTCTCCAGCAAAACGCTTTGGTGAGAAATATCCGCCAGAATCTTATCAAAAAGATTCTGGAACTGCTGAAAGGTCT contains the following coding sequences:
- the htpG gene encoding molecular chaperone HtpG, producing the protein MSNQAETHEFKTEVKQLLKLIINSLYSNKEIFLRELISNASDAIDKLQFEAQTNPDILSNDTEFKIKLTPDGIKQTFEISDNGIGMTYDEVMENIGTIAQSGTAAFMAAMEQSKGDTLTPELIGQFGVGFYSAFIVADKITLLTRAAGSEKGVRWESHGDGTYTIEEAEKESRGTSITLELKKKEDGEQDFTDEWVIRHIVKQHSDFVSYPVVMDVEKEEPLPEAEQIKDKDGKPLGKTTRKVVKEETLNTMKAIWAKAKEEVDDKEHEEFYMHISHDWNPPLARLHSKFEGTTEYTALLYIPSKAPLDMFNPDAKHGIHLYCKRVFVMDDCAELMPEYLRFVKGVVDSSDLSLNISREILQQNALVRNIRQNLIKKILELLKGLEDKEYEKFYEEFGPVLKVGIHSDFENKNKIAELARFKTSKSDGKWVSLKTYVDNMQPDQKEIYYITGDNMTALLNSPLLEQLKAKNYEVLLMSDPIDEWVVQSLTEYEGKSLKSAEKGDLTLDKVDDDKKDKYDGLFKQLRLLLEEKIKEVKPSTRLTDSLACLSGDSSDMSAYLEKILKASGQKTPDAKRILELNMDHPVVDKINSIFEKDAAAPVLIDYAHLLFDLATISEGGKINDPAGFTRRVGELMTNAIKS
- a CDS encoding ISAs1 family transposase, which translates into the protein MRRKDRKKTSYYIGSIANDSKKFGNAVRSHWGIENSLHWVLDVTFREDESRIRIGNAPENFAVLRHIALNMIKKETTPKKSIKSKRLRAGWDNDYLMKVLAG